One window of the Asticcacaulis sp. SL142 genome contains the following:
- a CDS encoding DUF4870 family protein, with product MSSETPAPLSEKPASQLKAFFGNPRLVPMINYLLFFIFLMSLGFTGILAITLIYLFQDNAPDWLKSHYEFQKRTFWIGIALVIGLIVITGLKIPFLAWVAFGSVFIWTVGRSVAGFNHLVHNRPYPTPKGWLI from the coding sequence CCTGCGTCCCAGCTCAAAGCCTTTTTCGGCAATCCACGTCTGGTGCCGATGATCAACTATCTGCTGTTTTTCATTTTCCTGATGAGCCTTGGCTTTACCGGAATTCTGGCGATAACCCTGATCTACCTGTTTCAGGACAATGCCCCCGACTGGCTGAAATCCCATTATGAGTTCCAGAAGCGCACCTTCTGGATCGGGATTGCTCTGGTGATCGGACTGATCGTGATTACCGGCCTGAAAATCCCGTTTCTGGCCTGGGTGGCGTTCGGCAGCGTTTTTATCTGGACGGTTGGCCGCAGCGTGGCCGGCTTCAACCATCTGGTCCACAACCGCCCGTACCCAACCCCCAAGGGCTGGTTGATATAA
- a CDS encoding DUF3617 domain-containing protein: MRVSRNGFALIAAASVVMISLSGCGKKEEAPPPAPAPVVEAPKPPPMEPMPARKPGLWETAYSEEGSDGESLVTRICIDAETDKRLGINGNDLSDDRCVKTAVSRMEDEDGKPYWAMIAECDMGSGGKTEISGKITGDYVTKYTFTARSQTTGAALEHMNRVANITVKARRIGACSSGMTGGDIIMPGDVRMNLLDKSGSSDSASQ; the protein is encoded by the coding sequence ATGCGCGTTTCACGAAACGGTTTCGCCCTTATCGCCGCCGCATCCGTGGTCATGATTTCGCTATCTGGCTGCGGCAAAAAGGAAGAGGCGCCGCCGCCTGCGCCAGCCCCGGTGGTCGAGGCCCCCAAACCCCCACCGATGGAGCCTATGCCCGCCCGTAAGCCCGGTTTGTGGGAGACAGCCTATTCCGAAGAAGGCTCTGACGGGGAATCACTGGTCACGCGCATTTGTATTGATGCCGAAACTGATAAGCGTCTGGGTATAAACGGCAATGATTTGTCCGACGACCGCTGTGTTAAGACGGCAGTGTCGCGCATGGAAGATGAAGATGGCAAACCCTACTGGGCGATGATCGCTGAATGCGATATGGGCTCTGGCGGCAAGACCGAAATCAGCGGCAAAATCACCGGCGACTACGTGACCAAATATACGTTTACGGCCAGGTCCCAAACAACGGGCGCGGCGCTTGAGCACATGAACCGTGTGGCCAACATCACCGTTAAGGCCCGCCGTATCGGCGCCTGCTCGTCTGGCATGACCGGCGGCGACATCATTATGCCCGGCGATGTCCGTATGAACCTGCTTGATAAATCGGGATCATCTGATAGCGCCAGTCAGTAA
- the uvrB gene encoding excinuclease ABC subunit UvrB, translating into MAPSGFSDHSGAFAADFAHPATWVPHKPERPDKSEGGKRFRLNAPYEPAGDQPTAIADLLAGIEGHERDQVLLGVTGSGKTFTMAKIIEQTQRPALIMAHNKTLAAQLYSEFKAFFPDNAVEYFVSYYDYYQPEAYVPRTDTYIEKDSSINEQIDRMRHSATRAILERDDVIIVASVSCIYGIGSVETYTAMTFELKVGQIIDEAQLRADLVALQYKRNDMAFERGSFRRRGDVIEIFPAHYEDRAWRISLFGDEIEALTEFDPLTGKKTADLNDLKVYAASHYVTPRPTLKQAIDRIKAELKLRLDQLRAEGKLLEAQRLEQRTTFDLEMMEATGACAGIENYSRYLTGRNPGDPPPTFFEYLPENALLFVDESHVSVSQIGGMYKGDFARKSTLSEYGFRLPSCLDNRPLKFEEWDAMRPQSVYVSATPGKWEMERTQGVFAEQVIRPTGLIDPPVEIRPVSKDGANQVDDVIAEVRNVAKMGYRSLVTVLTKKMAENLTEYMHEQGIRVRYMHSDIDTLERIEIIRDLRLGAFDVLIGINLLREGLDIPECGFVAILDADKEGFLRSETSLIQTIGRAARNVDGRVILYADKMTGSMERALSETTRRREKQLAYNTEHGITPESVKRGIADILDSPYEKGDRVNVPMGVAEKDTKPFLGSNFQATLKDLENRMREAASNLEFEEAARLRDEVKRLKLLDLEFARDMISGGEG; encoded by the coding sequence ATGGCCCCGTCCGGCTTTTCGGATCATTCGGGGGCGTTTGCGGCTGATTTTGCCCATCCTGCCACCTGGGTACCGCATAAGCCGGAGCGGCCCGATAAGTCTGAGGGCGGTAAGCGCTTTCGGCTGAATGCGCCCTATGAACCGGCCGGTGACCAACCAACGGCGATTGCCGATCTGCTGGCGGGGATTGAGGGCCATGAACGCGATCAGGTGCTGCTGGGGGTGACTGGCTCCGGCAAAACCTTCACCATGGCCAAGATCATCGAGCAGACCCAGCGTCCGGCCCTGATCATGGCGCACAACAAGACGCTGGCCGCGCAGCTTTATAGTGAGTTCAAGGCGTTCTTTCCCGATAACGCCGTCGAATATTTCGTCTCCTACTACGACTATTACCAGCCCGAAGCCTACGTCCCGCGTACCGACACCTATATCGAAAAGGATTCGTCGATTAACGAGCAGATCGACCGGATGCGGCACTCAGCGACGCGGGCGATTCTGGAGCGCGATGACGTGATCATTGTGGCGTCGGTGTCGTGCATCTACGGCATCGGTTCGGTCGAAACCTATACCGCCATGACCTTTGAGCTGAAGGTCGGGCAAATCATCGATGAGGCGCAACTGCGCGCCGATCTGGTGGCCTTGCAATATAAGCGTAACGACATGGCCTTTGAGCGCGGCAGTTTCAGGCGGCGCGGGGATGTCATCGAAATCTTTCCGGCCCACTACGAAGACCGGGCCTGGCGGATTTCGCTGTTTGGCGATGAGATCGAGGCCCTGACTGAGTTTGATCCGCTGACGGGCAAAAAAACCGCCGACCTGAACGACCTGAAGGTCTATGCCGCCAGCCACTATGTCACCCCGCGCCCGACGCTTAAGCAAGCCATCGACCGTATCAAGGCCGAACTTAAACTTCGGCTGGATCAGTTGCGGGCCGAGGGTAAGCTTTTGGAGGCTCAGCGCCTTGAACAGCGCACGACCTTTGACCTTGAGATGATGGAGGCAACCGGCGCCTGCGCGGGCATCGAGAACTATTCACGCTACCTGACCGGCCGTAATCCGGGCGATCCGCCGCCGACCTTTTTTGAATATCTGCCGGAAAACGCGCTGCTGTTCGTCGACGAAAGCCATGTCTCGGTCTCGCAGATCGGCGGCATGTATAAGGGCGACTTTGCGCGCAAATCGACCCTGTCGGAATATGGCTTCCGGCTACCGTCGTGTCTGGATAACCGGCCGCTCAAGTTCGAGGAATGGGACGCCATGCGCCCGCAGTCGGTCTATGTGTCGGCCACCCCCGGCAAGTGGGAGATGGAGCGCACCCAGGGCGTCTTTGCCGAGCAGGTCATTCGCCCGACCGGCCTGATTGATCCGCCGGTTGAGATCCGTCCGGTGTCCAAAGATGGTGCCAATCAGGTTGATGATGTGATCGCCGAAGTCCGCAACGTCGCCAAAATGGGTTATCGGTCATTGGTCACGGTTCTGACCAAGAAGATGGCGGAGAATCTGACCGAATATATGCACGAGCAGGGCATCCGCGTGCGCTACATGCACTCCGACATCGACACGCTGGAGCGGATTGAGATTATTCGCGATCTGCGACTGGGGGCGTTTGATGTGCTGATCGGCATCAACCTGCTGCGGGAAGGGCTCGATATCCCGGAATGTGGGTTTGTGGCGATACTGGACGCCGACAAAGAAGGGTTCCTGCGCTCTGAGACTTCTCTGATCCAGACGATCGGGCGGGCGGCGCGGAATGTTGATGGCCGGGTTATTCTCTATGCCGACAAGATGACCGGCTCGATGGAGCGGGCTCTGTCTGAGACCACCCGCCGTCGTGAGAAGCAACTGGCCTATAATACGGAACACGGCATCACGCCGGAAAGTGTGAAGCGCGGCATCGCTGATATCCTCGATAGCCCCTATGAAAAAGGCGACCGGGTCAATGTGCCGATGGGTGTGGCCGAAAAAGACACCAAGCCGTTTCTGGGCTCCAACTTTCAGGCGACGCTCAAAGACCTTGAAAACCGGATGCGAGAAGCGGCCAGCAATCTGGAGTTCGAGGAAGCTGCTCGCCTGCGCGATGAGGTCAAGCGACTTAAGCTGCTCGATCTGGAGTTTGCACGCGATATGATCAGCGGCGGGGAAGGGTAA
- a CDS encoding cell wall hydrolase codes for MNLAARTKARAMMAASSIGLLLGAAVGAAWLGGHMSRNSNVHSQAERLLEVADNGFADEHFLNMSAVAPVRAHAPHNTIALSTDQASVDRSAMAIAMRYDPAVSPSQALRDRQSILLAQNLSSLRADPHRPQRQIRVRKQPSHDGAQIVQASLGMGLSKEGLLGRPRSQAAAPFALDNRSRSDMDCLTQAVYYEARGETEAGQRAVAQVILNRVRHPAYPKTICNVVYQGAYHRTGCQFSFTCNGALGRRVENWAWKRAEKIAADALSGHVMASVGTSTHFHTTQVNPSWSGRMDRIATVGSHVFYQFKGARSQMARNNRGISPSTAPQLVKAPETESVIEAPADDVTTVLNRQQGPEIRAMQVTDTLKGATANELVSTLTKPAKAAPADKTAPGDAS; via the coding sequence ATGAACCTCGCTGCCCGCACGAAAGCGCGGGCCATGATGGCGGCGTCATCTATCGGCCTTCTGCTGGGCGCTGCCGTAGGCGCAGCCTGGCTGGGTGGCCATATGTCACGCAACTCAAACGTCCACTCTCAGGCCGAGCGTCTGCTCGAAGTCGCGGATAACGGCTTTGCGGACGAACACTTTCTAAACATGTCTGCTGTGGCCCCTGTGCGGGCCCACGCCCCTCATAACACGATTGCCCTCTCTACCGATCAAGCCTCTGTTGACCGCAGCGCCATGGCGATCGCCATGCGCTATGATCCGGCCGTCAGCCCATCTCAGGCCCTGCGTGACCGTCAGTCGATCCTGCTGGCCCAGAACCTGTCGTCCCTGCGCGCCGACCCGCATCGCCCTCAGCGCCAGATCAGGGTTCGTAAGCAACCCAGCCATGACGGCGCTCAGATCGTTCAGGCCAGCCTCGGCATGGGCCTTAGCAAAGAGGGTCTTCTGGGCCGCCCACGCTCTCAGGCCGCCGCCCCCTTCGCGCTTGATAACCGCTCCCGCAGCGATATGGATTGCCTGACCCAAGCCGTCTATTACGAAGCGCGCGGCGAAACCGAAGCCGGTCAGCGCGCGGTGGCGCAAGTTATTCTGAACCGCGTCCGCCATCCGGCCTACCCCAAGACCATCTGCAATGTGGTCTATCAGGGCGCCTATCACCGCACCGGCTGCCAGTTCAGCTTTACCTGCAACGGCGCTCTGGGCCGCCGCGTTGAAAACTGGGCCTGGAAGCGCGCCGAGAAGATCGCCGCAGACGCCCTGTCCGGTCACGTCATGGCCAGCGTTGGCACCTCGACCCACTTTCACACCACTCAGGTCAATCCGTCGTGGTCGGGCCGCATGGACCGCATCGCCACCGTTGGCAGCCATGTCTTTTATCAGTTTAAGGGTGCCCGCTCCCAGATGGCGCGCAATAACCGCGGTATAAGCCCGTCTACCGCCCCGCAACTGGTCAAGGCTCCCGAAACCGAATCCGTGATCGAAGCGCCCGCCGATGACGTGACCACCGTTCTGAACCGCCAGCAGGGCCCCGAAATCCGAGCCATGCAGGTAACCGATACTCTCAAAGGTGCGACGGCTAACGAGCTGGTCAGCACCCTGACCAAGCCCGCCAAAGCGGCTCCGGCAGACAAAACAGCCCCCGGCGACGCGTCTTAA
- a CDS encoding methyl-accepting chemotaxis protein, translating to MTKPTKIRAKGSGINISNWSFTLKFMAPAAVATALIAALAGGAIYTMNQQSKAIDAINNKSLPQAVEMGEIKAEIREANGEFFRILTAQAAGVGTNSAAKSAEVVADIGKIEAHIKQVDASVTDPNQKKLLGELSKEVKTYKEAVDFAGQVMEVDFASVVGFLEQFDAGYAKMSDLSDQLIKASVASAKADGTKAQQTQNSAIGLLTIFAVIMAAASCTIAYLFSRTTVAGINRIAKTTEELANGHLNVDISALARRDELKSVVESLNVFKSNAEEKERLMAIEAATAKTREERARQMSELAERFRHEAQDMLDALGSAASDLDANGRTLLTIAQENERRSQSAVYSIRNSADNVQNVASATTELSASIGVIGDQAVRSVEIAAEAVSEADRTNDSMAELSRAADQIGEVVDLINAIAQQTNLLALNATIESARAGEAGKGFAVVASEVKSLAQQTAKATDEIRDRIKDIQGAAQNGVNAIRGIGETIKHMNEIAASIADSVHQQGDATNEIARNVNEASDGTTTASSSVEQLSASAADTEKASTEMLGAARQLTDRTQAMSENIRRFLSELTAA from the coding sequence ATGACGAAGCCAACCAAGATCCGCGCCAAGGGTAGCGGGATCAATATTTCAAACTGGTCATTTACGTTGAAGTTCATGGCGCCCGCCGCCGTGGCCACCGCGCTGATCGCCGCTCTGGCAGGTGGTGCGATCTACACCATGAACCAGCAGAGCAAGGCCATTGACGCCATCAACAACAAAAGCCTGCCGCAGGCCGTTGAGATGGGCGAGATCAAGGCTGAGATCCGCGAAGCCAACGGTGAATTCTTCCGCATCCTGACCGCTCAGGCCGCCGGTGTCGGCACCAACTCTGCCGCCAAGTCCGCCGAAGTCGTCGCTGACATCGGCAAGATCGAAGCCCACATCAAGCAGGTCGATGCCTCCGTCACCGACCCGAACCAGAAAAAACTGCTCGGCGAACTGTCCAAAGAAGTGAAGACCTATAAAGAGGCCGTGGACTTTGCCGGTCAGGTCATGGAAGTGGACTTCGCCTCCGTGGTTGGCTTCCTTGAGCAGTTCGATGCCGGTTACGCCAAGATGTCGGACCTCAGCGACCAACTGATCAAGGCAAGCGTCGCCTCGGCCAAGGCTGACGGCACCAAGGCTCAGCAAACCCAGAATTCGGCCATCGGCCTTCTGACCATCTTCGCTGTGATCATGGCCGCTGCGTCCTGCACCATCGCCTACCTGTTCTCGCGCACCACAGTCGCAGGCATCAACCGCATCGCCAAGACGACCGAAGAACTGGCCAACGGCCACCTGAACGTCGACATCAGCGCCCTGGCCCGCCGCGACGAACTGAAGTCGGTGGTCGAAAGCCTGAACGTGTTCAAATCGAACGCCGAAGAAAAAGAGCGCCTGATGGCTATCGAAGCCGCTACCGCCAAGACCCGCGAAGAACGTGCGCGTCAGATGTCGGAACTGGCTGAACGCTTCCGCCACGAAGCGCAGGACATGCTGGATGCCTTGGGTTCTGCCGCCTCTGACCTCGATGCTAACGGCCGTACCCTGCTGACCATTGCCCAGGAAAATGAGCGCCGTTCGCAATCGGCCGTCTATTCGATCCGCAACTCGGCTGACAACGTCCAGAACGTCGCCTCGGCCACGACTGAGCTTTCGGCCTCGATCGGCGTTATCGGTGACCAGGCCGTCCGCTCGGTGGAAATCGCCGCTGAGGCCGTGAGTGAGGCCGACCGCACCAATGACAGCATGGCTGAACTGAGCCGCGCCGCTGACCAGATCGGTGAAGTCGTTGACCTGATCAACGCCATTGCTCAGCAAACCAACCTGCTGGCCCTGAACGCCACCATCGAATCGGCCCGCGCCGGTGAAGCCGGTAAGGGCTTTGCGGTTGTGGCCTCCGAGGTGAAGTCTCTCGCCCAGCAAACCGCTAAGGCCACCGATGAAATCCGCGATCGCATCAAGGACATTCAGGGTGCCGCCCAGAACGGTGTCAACGCCATCCGCGGTATCGGAGAGACGATCAAGCACATGAACGAGATCGCCGCCTCGATCGCTGACTCGGTGCATCAGCAAGGCGACGCCACCAATGAGATCGCCCGCAACGTCAACGAAGCCTCCGACGGCACCACGACCGCCTCGTCTTCGGTCGAGCAGTTGTCGGCCTCGGCGGCGGATACGGAAAAGGCCTCAACTGAAATGCTCGGCGCTGCCCGTCAGTTGACCGACCGCACCCAAGCGATGAGTGAGAACATCCGCCGCTTCTTAAGTGAATTAACTGCGGCTTAA
- a CDS encoding TIGR02281 family clan AA aspartic protease, producing the protein MLKSAVILTCAVACALFTGHTVMALDDTLSAQTVKSEAQSLTTVAMTIPVLPANAGSVTSIPKSQDGHYWAEARVNDASVKFLVDTGATIVALTPSDALRLGVDADELKYDRLVTTAMGKTEAAVVKLRSVHIGQTEVRDVDAIVIREGLSTSLLGMSYLGRLSGFEATRTALILKP; encoded by the coding sequence ATGTTGAAGTCGGCTGTTATACTTACCTGCGCCGTCGCCTGCGCCTTGTTTACTGGCCACACGGTTATGGCGCTGGACGACACCCTGTCCGCCCAGACGGTGAAGAGCGAAGCCCAAAGCCTGACCACGGTCGCCATGACCATCCCGGTTTTGCCCGCCAACGCGGGTTCAGTGACTTCGATCCCCAAGTCTCAGGACGGCCATTACTGGGCCGAAGCGCGCGTCAATGACGCCTCCGTGAAGTTTCTGGTCGATACCGGCGCCACCATTGTCGCCCTCACCCCGTCCGATGCCCTGCGGTTAGGGGTCGATGCCGATGAGTTGAAATACGACCGGCTGGTGACCACGGCGATGGGCAAGACCGAAGCCGCCGTCGTCAAACTGCGCTCCGTCCATATCGGTCAGACCGAAGTGCGCGACGTCGACGCCATCGTCATCCGTGAGGGCCTGAGCACGTCCCTGCTGGGTATGAGCTATCTTGGCCGCCTGTCGGGCTTTGAAGCCACCCGCACGGCGCTTATTTTAAAGCCTTAG
- a CDS encoding helix-turn-helix domain-containing protein, whose amino-acid sequence MSGRCSGGLPEEGTSFRTLLNDARREWGCQLLRDGTSGIDEIAYLLGYQDTRSFCRAFREWEGLPPNQWRKTHGDETSLIDAKTDLRL is encoded by the coding sequence GTGAGCGGACGCTGCAGCGGCGGATTACCTGAGGAAGGGACGAGTTTTCGCACCTTACTTAATGACGCCCGCCGCGAATGGGGGTGTCAGCTTCTGCGCGATGGCACGTCCGGGATTGACGAAATCGCCTATCTGCTGGGCTATCAGGACACCCGCTCATTCTGCCGGGCGTTCCGCGAGTGGGAAGGCCTGCCGCCAAACCAATGGCGAAAGACGCATGGCGATGAAACGTCTTTAATTGATGCGAAGACGGATCTAAGGCTTTAA
- a CDS encoding AraC family transcriptional regulator ligand-binding domain-containing protein: protein MTSHIPADRCKLPPAFWRALDRCGLPPVAVLRQARLPATVLGGAQVVSTGQYFAVWRALETLSSEPAFGIRLVEMSDPEGYPPAFLAAYFARDYRDALMRTARFKRLCTPEELYITETEHEVTLTTKWLFAVEPEPAVSTDVAFALLLSIGRHGTGQNLTPVRVELMRPKPQGSAHQTFFGCPVHFGAARNALILKPGDLERPFPGHNPELLEMLTPALSAALGELDASDAIGDQVKAVLKGKLASGRPELAEVARDLGLSERTLQRRIT from the coding sequence ATGACCAGCCACATTCCCGCCGACCGTTGCAAGCTGCCACCCGCCTTCTGGCGGGCTCTGGACCGGTGCGGACTGCCGCCGGTGGCGGTTCTGCGTCAGGCGCGGCTGCCCGCCACTGTGCTGGGCGGCGCGCAGGTCGTCAGTACCGGCCAGTATTTCGCCGTATGGCGCGCGCTGGAGACCTTAAGCAGTGAGCCAGCGTTCGGGATCAGACTGGTCGAAATGTCCGACCCGGAAGGTTATCCCCCAGCCTTTCTGGCGGCCTATTTTGCGCGCGATTACCGCGATGCCCTGATGCGAACGGCGCGGTTCAAACGCCTGTGCACGCCGGAAGAGTTATATATAACGGAAACCGAGCATGAGGTTACGCTGACCACAAAATGGCTTTTTGCCGTGGAGCCGGAACCGGCGGTCTCTACCGATGTGGCGTTCGCCCTGCTGTTATCCATTGGCCGTCATGGCACCGGGCAAAACCTGACGCCTGTGCGGGTTGAGTTGATGAGGCCAAAGCCACAAGGCAGCGCGCACCAGACCTTTTTTGGCTGTCCGGTGCATTTTGGTGCCGCTCGCAATGCGCTGATCCTCAAGCCCGGTGACCTTGAGCGCCCATTCCCTGGCCACAATCCCGAACTGCTTGAGATGCTGACGCCCGCCCTGTCGGCAGCGCTTGGGGAACTGGACGCGAGCGACGCGATCGGGGATCAGGTTAAGGCCGTTCTTAAGGGAAAGCTGGCCAGCGGGCGCCCTGAATTAGCGGAGGTCGCTAGGGACCTGGGTTTAAGTGAGCGGACGCTGCAGCGGCGGATTACCTGA
- a CDS encoding oxidoreductase, whose amino-acid sequence MSKTSKPAKTAVVTGASSGMGHAIALQLIKDGYRVYVAARSVDKMADLVAEGAIAIKMDISVAADVDAAAQTILSQAGTVDVLVNNAGYGLFGAMEDIGIDEARYQFEVNVFGPARLTQLLLPAMRAKRAGTIVNITSMGGKIYTLLGSWYHATKHALEGWSDCLRLELEPLGIRVVVIEPGIIDTGFGDVVVDGILKRSGDGAYAEVTQRVAKVTLQSYKLGTGTKPEVIARVISKAIKARRPKTRYAAGRYAKMMISVRKWFGDRAFDSLILSQMK is encoded by the coding sequence ATGTCAAAGACCTCAAAACCCGCCAAAACCGCCGTCGTGACCGGAGCCTCTTCCGGTATGGGCCATGCCATCGCCCTGCAACTGATCAAAGACGGTTACCGCGTCTATGTCGCGGCCCGAAGCGTCGATAAAATGGCCGATCTGGTGGCCGAAGGCGCCATTGCCATCAAGATGGATATCTCCGTAGCCGCAGACGTCGATGCGGCCGCGCAGACCATTTTAAGTCAGGCCGGAACGGTCGATGTGCTCGTCAACAATGCGGGCTATGGCCTGTTCGGGGCGATGGAAGATATCGGCATCGACGAAGCGCGTTATCAGTTCGAGGTCAATGTCTTTGGACCGGCGCGACTGACCCAGCTTTTGCTGCCGGCCATGCGCGCGAAACGCGCGGGCACGATCGTAAACATCACCTCAATGGGTGGTAAGATATATACCCTGCTGGGAAGTTGGTATCATGCGACCAAACATGCGCTTGAAGGCTGGTCAGATTGTTTGAGGCTGGAACTGGAGCCCTTGGGTATCCGGGTGGTCGTGATTGAGCCTGGGATTATAGACACAGGTTTCGGGGATGTGGTCGTGGACGGCATACTCAAGCGATCAGGCGACGGTGCCTATGCCGAAGTGACGCAGCGTGTCGCCAAGGTGACCCTCCAAAGCTACAAGCTAGGGACCGGTACGAAACCAGAGGTGATCGCCCGTGTTATATCGAAGGCCATTAAGGCCCGCAGACCTAAAACACGATATGCCGCCGGCCGGTATGCCAAGATGATGATCAGCGTTAGAAAATGGTTTGGTGATCGCGCCTTTGACAGCCTTATACTGAGCCAGATGAAGTAA
- a CDS encoding pyridoxamine 5'-phosphate oxidase family protein has protein sequence MSRNLAQDTATKGAISFTKDAKFKEACVGYDYLDRLITPAVKAAQSANGAAALWERHHDRPSDRFTPAEAAFIAQRDSFYMASVSENGWPYVQHRGGPAGFLKVLDDTHLGFADFRGNRQYISLGNVSVDDRVSLFLMDYPHQARLKVLAHASVHDLNLEPDLAAKLATPGYRGVAERGIVLRLAAFDWNCPQHITPRFTAPEIEAATAPLRNRIAELEAEVDALRKAGG, from the coding sequence ATGTCGCGCAATCTGGCGCAGGACACAGCCACCAAAGGCGCCATCTCATTCACAAAAGACGCCAAGTTTAAGGAGGCCTGCGTGGGTTACGATTATCTGGATCGCCTGATCACGCCTGCGGTCAAGGCCGCGCAAAGCGCCAACGGGGCGGCCGCCCTGTGGGAGCGCCACCATGACCGCCCCTCGGACCGCTTTACGCCCGCCGAGGCCGCGTTCATCGCCCAGCGCGACAGCTTTTACATGGCCAGCGTGTCTGAGAACGGATGGCCCTACGTTCAGCACCGCGGCGGGCCAGCGGGCTTTCTAAAGGTGCTGGATGACACCCACCTTGGCTTTGCGGATTTTCGCGGCAATCGCCAGTATATCAGCCTAGGCAATGTCAGCGTTGACGACCGCGTATCATTGTTTCTTATGGACTATCCGCATCAGGCCCGCCTCAAGGTACTGGCCCATGCGTCGGTTCATGATCTTAACCTTGAGCCAGACCTGGCCGCCAAACTGGCCACGCCGGGCTATCGCGGGGTGGCCGAGCGCGGGATTGTGCTGAGGCTTGCGGCCTTTGACTGGAACTGCCCGCAGCATATCACGCCCCGCTTCACGGCCCCAGAGATCGAGGCCGCCACCGCCCCTCTGCGCAACCGCATTGCCGAACTGGAGGCCGAAGTGGACGCCCTGCGTAAGGCGGGGGGATAG
- the dusA gene encoding tRNA dihydrouridine(20/20a) synthase DusA, with translation MNLQKPSRHTFAVAPLMDWTDRHCRAFHRALTKEALLYTEMVTSRAIIHGDREKLLGYSPVEHPVALQIGGSDPAELAACAKIAQDWGYDEVNLNCGCPSERVQSGSFGACLMREPQLVADCMQAMAEAVTLPVTVKCRIGVDDQDEEAALFALVESCAAAGVNTFVVHARKAWLKGLSPKENRDIPPLNYPLVYALKRAHPELNIIINGGITSFEAIDEHLMHVDGVMLGRTAYQEPAFLGQVDRRLFGADGDVGPFAALEAYRPYMQAQLEAGVSLPAMTRHMLGIMHGLPGARAFRRIMTVESIRDGAGLEVLDMAIAAVHDAMSAADARREAYATGAAQ, from the coding sequence ATGAATTTGCAAAAGCCCTCGCGTCATACCTTTGCCGTTGCCCCGCTCATGGACTGGACGGACCGGCATTGCCGTGCCTTTCACCGCGCCCTGACCAAAGAGGCGCTGCTCTATACCGAGATGGTGACCTCACGGGCGATCATCCACGGCGACCGGGAGAAATTGCTGGGCTATTCCCCGGTTGAGCATCCGGTGGCCTTGCAGATCGGCGGCTCTGATCCGGCAGAACTGGCGGCGTGTGCGAAGATCGCGCAAGACTGGGGCTATGATGAGGTCAACCTCAACTGCGGCTGCCCGTCCGAGCGGGTGCAGTCAGGGTCATTCGGCGCCTGCCTGATGCGCGAGCCGCAACTGGTCGCCGACTGCATGCAGGCGATGGCCGAGGCTGTGACCCTGCCCGTGACCGTCAAATGCCGCATCGGCGTCGATGATCAGGACGAGGAAGCCGCCCTGTTTGCGCTGGTCGAATCTTGCGCTGCGGCCGGGGTGAACACCTTTGTCGTCCATGCGCGCAAAGCGTGGTTAAAAGGTCTGTCGCCCAAGGAAAACCGCGATATTCCGCCGCTCAACTATCCGCTAGTCTATGCCCTGAAACGCGCCCACCCGGAGTTGAACATCATCATCAATGGCGGCATCACGTCTTTTGAGGCGATCGATGAGCACCTCATGCACGTTGATGGCGTCATGCTGGGCCGCACCGCCTATCAGGAACCGGCCTTTCTGGGGCAGGTCGATCGGCGTTTGTTTGGCGCGGACGGCGATGTCGGGCCGTTTGCGGCGCTTGAGGCCTACCGGCCCTATATGCAGGCGCAACTGGAGGCGGGCGTCAGCCTGCCCGCCATGACGCGCCACATGCTGGGGATCATGCACGGCCTGCCCGGCGCGCGCGCTTTCCGGCGGATTATGACGGTGGAATCTATCCGCGACGGTGCAGGCCTTGAGGTGCTGGATATGGCCATCGCCGCCGTCCATGACGCCATGTCCGCCGCCGACGCCCGCCGCGAAGCCTATGCCACCGGAGCCGCTCAATAG